In Planctomycetaceae bacterium, a single genomic region encodes these proteins:
- a CDS encoding MoxR family ATPase yields the protein MQVLAEKRDFDEFLEKFRRHHDVMVEELHKVIIGQDDVIDQILAAIFTGGHCLLIGVPGLAKTLIVSTIAKLLDVEFRRIQFTPDLMPSDITGTNVMEENEQGRREFRFVEGPVFTNVLLADEINRTPPKTQAALLQSMQEHEVTVGQKTYNLPEPFFVIATQNPIEQEGTYPLPEAQLDRFMFNVVVDYPTLDEEERILEATTSGEKVDVRKVLSARSILYLQKQISQIVASPLIISYVARLVRATRPADAAAPDFVKKLVDWGAGPRAGQYLIAGAKAAAAMDGRPNISIADVRKVAVPVLRHRVSTNFQAQAEGMAPENIITKLIETVPEPNIPKYEEH from the coding sequence ATGCAAGTTTTGGCTGAGAAACGCGACTTCGATGAGTTCCTGGAAAAGTTCCGCCGCCACCATGATGTGATGGTTGAGGAACTGCACAAGGTCATCATCGGGCAGGACGACGTCATCGATCAGATCCTGGCGGCGATTTTTACCGGCGGCCACTGCCTGCTGATCGGAGTTCCGGGGCTGGCGAAAACACTCATCGTCAGCACGATCGCCAAGCTGCTGGATGTCGAATTCCGCCGCATTCAGTTTACTCCTGACCTGATGCCGTCAGACATCACCGGCACGAATGTGATGGAAGAAAACGAACAGGGCCGCCGGGAATTCCGGTTCGTCGAAGGGCCGGTGTTCACAAACGTGCTGCTGGCCGACGAAATCAACCGCACGCCGCCGAAAACTCAGGCGGCGCTGCTGCAGTCGATGCAGGAACACGAAGTCACCGTCGGTCAGAAAACCTACAACCTGCCGGAACCGTTTTTTGTCATCGCGACACAGAACCCGATTGAACAGGAAGGAACGTATCCGCTGCCGGAAGCTCAGCTCGACCGATTCATGTTCAACGTCGTGGTCGATTATCCGACACTGGACGAAGAGGAACGCATTCTGGAAGCGACGACGTCCGGCGAGAAAGTCGATGTGCGCAAGGTGCTGTCGGCTCGCTCGATCCTGTATCTGCAAAAACAGATTTCACAGATCGTGGCGTCCCCGCTGATCATCAGCTACGTGGCGCGGCTGGTGCGAGCAACGCGGCCCGCTGATGCGGCGGCACCGGACTTCGTGAAAAAGCTCGTCGACTGGGGCGCCGGGCCGCGAGCGGGCCAGTACCTGATTGCCGGGGCCAAGGCGGCCGCGGCGATGGATGGTCGTCCGAACATCTCAATTGCCGATGTCCGCAAAGTGGCTGTGCCCGTGCTGCGGCACCGCGTGTCCACCAATTTTCAGGCGCAGGCCGAAGGCATGGCTCCGGAGAACATCATCACAAAGCTGATTGAAACCGTCCCGGAACCGAACATCCCCAAGTACGAGGAGCACTGA
- the recJ gene encoding single-stranded-DNA-specific exonuclease RecJ, with protein sequence MPRTWSFHTHDATAIRRLSEQLRVSPLVAQVLIARGFSTAELAKGFLDARLVDLREPSLLPGVSEAADRIVAAVKSGRRVTIYGDYDVDGVTATSILWHCLKLTGANVDYYIPCRMEEGYGLNSAAIRQLHEEDASRLLVSVDCGIASVEEAQLAKQLGLELIITDHHHIGDQLPDAAALVHPRLPGTDYPFGELCGAGVAFKLAWAVCQLLGDGKKASPKMREFLKSAVGLAAVGTVADVVPLIDENRIIVRYGLHSLRENPSIGLAALMKIAKLDSGQLLKAEDIAFGLAPRINAAGRLGQARLAVELLTTSDPDRAVALAVYVDELNKNRKTVERRILKEAKELVAAHPEWADHPTLVLAHRDWHPGVIGIVASRVAEAFEKPTVLISLKDDGTGSGSGRSWGGFDLYSGLEACSDCLTGFGGHKAAAGVRLHASAVDELRTSLANWAEGHFSPTDDDLSLRIDAEVHLSEVTRQAVLELDRLGPFGEANPQPRFVATGVRLAEPPKTMGEGARHLSLRVNHHSTVLRAVAFGRGEWAEEIAAVNGPLSISFAPVINSFKGYDRVELHLIDWKDPSVIEPNS encoded by the coding sequence GTGCCACGGACCTGGTCATTTCACACTCACGACGCGACCGCGATTCGCCGGCTTTCGGAGCAGTTGCGAGTGTCTCCGCTGGTGGCGCAGGTTCTGATCGCGCGGGGTTTTTCGACGGCCGAACTGGCGAAGGGATTTCTGGACGCGCGCCTGGTCGACCTGCGGGAACCGTCCCTGCTACCGGGAGTCAGTGAGGCCGCCGACCGGATTGTTGCCGCTGTAAAGTCCGGCCGAAGAGTCACCATCTACGGCGATTACGATGTCGACGGCGTCACCGCCACCAGCATCCTGTGGCATTGCCTGAAACTGACCGGAGCCAACGTCGACTATTATATCCCGTGCCGCATGGAAGAAGGCTACGGGCTGAACTCCGCCGCAATTCGACAGCTTCATGAAGAGGACGCCTCGCGTCTGCTGGTATCCGTCGACTGCGGTATTGCCAGCGTGGAAGAAGCGCAGTTGGCGAAGCAGCTTGGTCTGGAACTGATCATCACCGATCACCACCACATCGGTGACCAGTTGCCGGACGCCGCTGCACTGGTTCATCCGCGACTGCCGGGGACCGATTATCCGTTCGGCGAGCTGTGCGGGGCGGGAGTCGCCTTCAAACTTGCCTGGGCCGTCTGCCAGCTTCTGGGCGACGGAAAAAAGGCCAGCCCGAAAATGCGGGAGTTCCTGAAGTCGGCCGTCGGTCTGGCTGCCGTGGGAACTGTCGCCGACGTGGTTCCTTTGATCGACGAGAACCGCATCATCGTTCGCTATGGATTGCACAGCCTGCGCGAGAACCCGTCCATCGGCCTGGCCGCTTTGATGAAGATTGCAAAGCTGGATTCCGGACAGCTTCTGAAAGCCGAAGACATCGCCTTCGGGCTCGCTCCCCGAATCAACGCCGCCGGCAGGCTCGGGCAGGCTCGGCTGGCAGTCGAACTGCTGACGACCAGCGATCCCGATCGAGCGGTCGCTCTGGCGGTGTACGTCGATGAACTGAACAAGAACCGCAAAACCGTCGAGCGCCGAATTCTGAAGGAAGCAAAGGAACTTGTCGCCGCTCATCCGGAGTGGGCCGACCATCCGACGCTGGTCCTGGCTCACCGTGACTGGCATCCGGGAGTCATCGGAATCGTCGCCAGCCGCGTTGCGGAAGCGTTCGAAAAACCGACCGTGCTGATTTCGCTGAAGGACGACGGAACCGGTTCCGGCAGCGGCAGAAGCTGGGGCGGATTCGACCTGTATTCGGGACTAGAAGCGTGTTCCGATTGCCTGACCGGATTCGGCGGTCACAAAGCCGCGGCCGGAGTTCGACTCCACGCGTCCGCCGTCGACGAACTGCGCACGTCGCTGGCCAACTGGGCGGAGGGCCACTTTTCTCCCACTGACGACGATCTGTCCCTGCGCATCGACGCGGAAGTGCATCTATCAGAAGTCACTCGGCAGGCCGTTCTGGAACTCGACCGACTGGGACCGTTTGGTGAAGCGAATCCTCAGCCAAGATTCGTTGCCACGGGAGTCCGACTGGCCGAGCCGCCGAAAACCATGGGTGAAGGGGCTCGGCACTTGTCGCTGCGAGTCAACCATCACAGCACAGTCCTGCGAGCGGTCGCGTTTGGCCGCGGCGAATGGGCCGAAGAAATCGCCGCCGTGAATGGTCCGCTGTCGATCAGCTTCGCTCCGGTGATCAATTCCTTCAAGGGCTACGATCGCGTCGAACTGCACCTGATCGACTGGAAGGATCCGTCGGTCATCGAACCGAATTCGTAG
- a CDS encoding ankyrin repeat domain-containing protein translates to MYQPDGLKCDSPLEWSTGTGTDVWALFCACVAGDLPTVQRLFRKDPSLARCQFQYRKPIYFAVRENRLDIAEFLLEHDPNPVNPVFSDSLTDIARDRGYDAMQRLLQKKLSELHGVSAGGESIADVIRNGDPATVKSLLTSRPELLHAADANGNQPLHWAVMTRRIDVIDDLLSRGADINARRIDGARPIQLTNGDYQFRGWREVPQDHPTTAREVLDHLLSKGADCDLCTAAHIGDHARVTAILNRDPSLANRAGDYVSYYPCSGTPIRNAAAAGHFDIVRLLLDRGADPNLPEEGIAPNGHALYSAAANGHFEIVKLLLERGANPNAAVESSADALSRVISSGDERMLELLCSHGAARSVDLLAYDNDLRTAAAVFDANPQLADDPDALANAAGQGHELFVRLMLRYHPDLPRRVTFPSWLVCAKTRELNELLFRHGMNPNSRDWLEITPLHELAGKGDVDRAAQFLDHGADLQARDDHLCSTPLGWAAKFGQLEMTRFLLQRGAPVNLADDPPWATALAWATRRGHTLVAALLRQHGAR, encoded by the coding sequence GTGTATCAACCGGACGGATTGAAATGCGATTCGCCGCTGGAGTGGTCGACGGGCACCGGTACCGACGTCTGGGCGCTGTTCTGTGCGTGCGTCGCCGGAGATCTGCCGACGGTACAGCGACTGTTCCGGAAGGATCCGTCTCTTGCCCGCTGCCAGTTTCAGTATCGCAAGCCGATCTACTTCGCGGTGCGTGAGAACCGGCTTGACATTGCCGAGTTTCTGCTGGAACACGATCCGAACCCTGTGAACCCGGTGTTCAGCGACAGCCTGACCGACATTGCGCGGGATCGCGGCTACGATGCGATGCAGCGACTGCTGCAGAAGAAGCTCAGTGAACTCCACGGCGTCTCAGCGGGCGGCGAATCCATCGCCGACGTAATTCGGAACGGCGATCCCGCGACAGTGAAGTCGCTGCTGACTTCAAGGCCCGAACTTCTGCACGCCGCAGATGCCAACGGAAACCAGCCTTTGCACTGGGCGGTGATGACTCGCCGGATTGATGTCATTGACGACCTGTTGTCGCGGGGAGCCGACATCAACGCCCGGCGGATCGACGGAGCCAGGCCGATTCAACTCACGAACGGCGACTATCAGTTTCGCGGCTGGCGCGAAGTTCCGCAGGATCATCCGACAACGGCCCGCGAAGTGCTGGACCATCTGTTGTCAAAAGGTGCCGACTGCGATCTCTGCACCGCCGCGCACATCGGCGATCACGCTCGCGTGACGGCGATTCTCAACCGCGACCCGTCGCTGGCCAATCGTGCCGGGGACTACGTTTCGTACTATCCGTGTTCCGGCACGCCGATTCGCAACGCGGCGGCGGCTGGGCATTTCGACATCGTCAGGCTGCTGCTGGATCGCGGGGCTGATCCGAATCTGCCGGAAGAAGGTATCGCACCGAACGGACATGCGCTGTATTCGGCCGCTGCCAATGGTCACTTTGAAATCGTCAAACTTCTGCTGGAGCGCGGAGCAAACCCGAACGCCGCCGTCGAAAGTTCCGCCGATGCACTCAGCCGAGTGATCTCCAGCGGCGACGAGCGGATGCTGGAATTGCTGTGTTCTCACGGAGCAGCGCGGTCCGTGGATTTGCTGGCCTATGACAACGACCTGCGAACGGCGGCGGCTGTGTTCGACGCCAACCCGCAACTGGCCGACGATCCGGATGCTCTGGCCAACGCGGCCGGCCAGGGGCACGAGCTGTTCGTTCGACTGATGCTGCGCTATCACCCGGATCTGCCGCGGCGAGTCACGTTCCCGAGCTGGCTTGTGTGCGCGAAGACTCGCGAACTGAACGAACTGCTGTTCCGCCACGGCATGAATCCCAACAGCCGCGACTGGCTGGAAATCACGCCGCTGCACGAACTTGCCGGAAAGGGCGACGTCGACAGAGCCGCCCAGTTTCTGGACCACGGAGCCGATCTGCAGGCGCGCGACGATCACCTGTGTTCAACGCCGCTCGGCTGGGCGGCGAAATTCGGCCAGTTGGAAATGACGCGTTTCCTGCTGCAGCGTGGCGCGCCGGTGAACCTGGCCGACGACCCGCCCTGGGCCACAGCCCTGGCATGGGCCACCCGACGCGGCCACACTCTGGTCGCCGCTCTGCTGCGTCAACACGGTGCGCGCTAA
- a CDS encoding DUF1343 domain-containing protein: MTHIVRTGLEACVASPPAAMTGARLGLLMNQASVDRDFRYACDVQRAIPRQLRALFSPQHGLWGEQQANMIESPDTEYKPLGLPVHSLYSETRRPAAEILDGIDCLLIDLQDVGARVYTFVWTMLECLHACADNDVAVVVLDRPNPLGGEIAEGPMLQNEFRSFVGNSEIPLRHGLTIGELARLFNAEHQINADLTVVPMTGWRRAMLFPDTGLPWVPPSPNMPHWKTTVLYPGQVLLEGTNLSEGRGTTLPFEVVGAPWLEPETFQRLIGEWQHPGIRLQPIRFQPTFDKWSHTTCAGVLIHVVDPPAVRSVRLTVSMIAAARLQAPEEFRWLAPGYEYEFEKPPIDILFGNDRLRSRLAIDEPLTTEELDELLSLDATRWRELIAPYLLYQ; the protein is encoded by the coding sequence GTGACGCACATTGTTCGAACCGGGCTTGAAGCGTGTGTCGCATCACCACCCGCCGCCATGACCGGAGCGAGGCTGGGACTGCTGATGAATCAGGCGTCGGTCGACCGCGACTTTCGCTACGCCTGTGATGTGCAGCGAGCGATTCCCCGGCAGCTTCGGGCTCTGTTTTCGCCGCAGCACGGATTGTGGGGGGAACAACAGGCGAACATGATTGAATCGCCGGATACCGAATACAAACCGCTGGGGCTGCCGGTGCATAGCCTGTATTCGGAAACTCGCCGTCCCGCCGCCGAAATTCTGGACGGCATCGACTGCCTGCTGATCGATCTGCAGGACGTGGGCGCGCGAGTCTACACGTTTGTCTGGACGATGCTGGAATGTCTGCACGCCTGCGCGGACAACGATGTGGCGGTCGTCGTGCTGGATCGTCCGAATCCGCTCGGCGGCGAAATCGCGGAAGGTCCGATGCTGCAGAACGAATTCCGCAGCTTTGTCGGAAACAGTGAGATTCCGCTGCGGCACGGTCTGACCATCGGTGAGCTTGCTCGACTGTTCAACGCCGAACATCAGATCAACGCCGATCTGACCGTGGTTCCGATGACCGGCTGGCGACGAGCGATGCTGTTCCCGGACACCGGGCTTCCCTGGGTTCCGCCGTCACCGAACATGCCGCACTGGAAAACCACCGTGCTGTACCCTGGTCAGGTGCTGCTGGAAGGCACGAATCTGTCGGAAGGCCGCGGCACGACTCTGCCGTTTGAAGTCGTCGGAGCACCCTGGCTGGAACCGGAAACGTTTCAGCGGCTGATCGGCGAATGGCAGCATCCGGGAATTCGACTGCAGCCGATCCGGTTTCAGCCGACATTCGACAAATGGTCGCACACAACGTGCGCGGGCGTGCTGATTCACGTGGTCGATCCGCCGGCTGTTCGATCAGTCCGACTGACGGTATCGATGATCGCCGCCGCCAGGCTGCAGGCTCCCGAAGAATTCCGCTGGCTGGCTCCCGGCTACGAATACGAATTCGAAAAGCCGCCGATCGATATTCTGTTCGGCAATGACCGCCTGCGGAGTCGGCTGGCGATTGACGAACCGCTGACGACGGAAGAACTGGACGAACTGCTGTCGCTCGACGCCACGCGGTGGCGCGAACTCATTGCCCCGTACCTGCTGTACCAATGA
- the dxr gene encoding 1-deoxy-D-xylulose-5-phosphate reductoisomerase produces the protein MPRHSSQRQSIVVLGSTGSIGTSCLDVIRSHPDRMRLAGATAFGSVERLLEQSCEFHPDWILLGNEATRSEVDRYRIPDATELHFGMELADHLVRSDDVDVVVSAIVGAAGLPATWAAVDAGKRVAVANKEALVVAGPIITERAQQTGAVILPVDSEHSAVFQALQSGRKQDVRRIILTASGGPFRGWSRRRMESVTPEMALKHPTWDMGPKITIDSATMMNKALEIIEARWLFGLQSEQISVVVHPQSIVHSLVEYRDGSVISQMSPPDMRLPIQYALTFPDRLDCPSLQTDWTSPMTLDFVPPDFDAFPALGLGFEVAACGGTGGAVLNAANEVAVRRFLDGDLRFTQITKLCSDILNHHTYDAHPTLPGLRQMDAWARKESARWNS, from the coding sequence TTGCCTCGACATTCTTCGCAGCGGCAGTCGATTGTCGTGCTGGGGTCGACGGGATCGATCGGAACAAGCTGCCTTGACGTCATTCGAAGTCACCCGGACCGCATGCGTCTGGCGGGAGCCACCGCGTTTGGCAGTGTCGAGCGGTTGCTGGAACAGTCGTGTGAGTTTCATCCGGACTGGATTCTGCTGGGAAACGAAGCGACGCGATCCGAAGTAGACCGCTACCGCATTCCGGATGCGACGGAGTTGCACTTCGGAATGGAATTGGCTGATCACCTTGTTCGATCGGACGACGTCGACGTGGTGGTTTCCGCGATCGTGGGTGCAGCGGGACTGCCGGCGACCTGGGCGGCGGTCGATGCCGGAAAACGCGTGGCCGTGGCCAACAAGGAGGCTCTGGTTGTTGCCGGACCAATCATCACGGAACGTGCCCAGCAGACCGGAGCTGTGATTCTTCCGGTCGACAGCGAACACAGTGCCGTATTTCAGGCGCTGCAGTCGGGAAGAAAGCAGGACGTCCGGCGAATCATCCTGACGGCCAGCGGCGGACCGTTTCGCGGCTGGAGTCGTCGCCGGATGGAATCGGTGACTCCCGAAATGGCGCTGAAGCATCCCACCTGGGACATGGGACCGAAGATCACGATCGATTCGGCGACGATGATGAACAAGGCCCTGGAAATCATCGAAGCGCGATGGCTGTTCGGGCTGCAATCTGAGCAGATTTCGGTCGTCGTGCATCCTCAGTCGATCGTACACTCGCTGGTGGAATATCGAGACGGCTCGGTCATTTCCCAGATGTCTCCTCCCGACATGCGGCTGCCGATTCAGTATGCTTTGACGTTTCCGGATCGGCTGGACTGTCCGAGCCTTCAGACGGACTGGACGAGTCCGATGACGCTGGACTTCGTTCCGCCCGATTTCGACGCGTTTCCGGCTCTGGGGCTGGGGTTCGAAGTTGCGGCCTGCGGCGGAACCGGAGGAGCCGTACTGAACGCCGCAAATGAAGTTGCCGTGCGCCGTTTTCTGGACGGCGATCTGCGGTTCACACAGATTACGAAATTGTGCAGCGACATCCTTAACCACCACACATACGACGCTCACCCGACACTGCCGGGGCTCCGGCAGATGGACGCGTGGGCTCGAAAGGAATCAGCTCGGTGGAATTCTTAG
- a CDS encoding DUF6797 domain-containing protein: MRVPVFFFVVILSVNGFAQTLEQSLLDEQPSAIAAAARESGDAKRGAILFHQVHIGCVKCHAVDGSSNSLGPDLTKLSEQKTATDEYVVTSILKPSADVRKGFETVAVVTSDGRTHTGLLVSRDGDSVILRDPDRNGEPVTFSADTIDEVIPGRLSIMPAGIANQLGSKQQFLDLVCYLLEVRDGGLSAAVRLQPPPGLIALTLPEYESHVDHAGLIRELDAEAFERGAAIYNRLCINCHGDHQRPGSLPTALRFADGKFKNGGDPFSMYRTLTHGFGFMVPQMWMVPTQKYDVIHYIRESYLRSTNPSQYFEITAHYLNELPPGDTFGPEAREYAPWADMNYGPSMINTFEIGSDGHNFAYKGIATRLDPGPGGIAKGNRWAIFDHDTLRFAAAWVRDPNSTAAGFVNWEGIHFDGRHSAHPRIVGDLQFENPTGPGWTRPGTTDFEDNARVVGRDNRRYGPLPREWAKYRGLHAVGDDNVVEYSVGDTDVLELAGTLDVLFDEESLPVFTRTMTLGAADATLTTSIATSGGDDAEFTRLSNDVAVIRPAARTERQVSVSQFEGQQHLVIPTGGRFDFSSRDFTVAARIRTREGGTIFCQAKPDGPWTPDGKSFFVRDGFLCYDIGWVGVVGSDDQVDDGNWHDVVLTWRHSSGEAEFAIDGRSSNGGVLRPKSELQQSVAKIGFTSDDFPNPSPFRGEIQQVAFWQRALSDDEIRVWRNDRGVMAKADGHWMLTHEGRDIVADDSGHGHDASLVVGRQRTPQATVLAGIVGAADRCSLVKVGGRLCGQFSTSNAADNMVVWAVRVDEQMTDDELSGLATKVKDRIQHRDLSALVRHPARKRWPEVLTTTAILGDDSGPFAVDALTAPVNNPWFARLRFGGHDFFTDGDRAAVCSWDGDVWLVSGLKSLRPGDASSRALTWQRIASGLFQPLGIKVIAGEVYVTCRDQLVILRDRNQDGETDFYECFNNDHQVTEHFHEFAMGLQQDTIGNFYYAKSARHALTALVPHHGTLLRIPSDGSRTEIIANGFRAANGVCLNPDGTFIVTDQEGHWNPKNRINWVHEGGFYGNMFGYHDVTDDSDDAMEQPLCWITNAFDRSPAELLWVDSDQWGPLNGSLLNLSYGYGRVYVVPHENIGGQMQGGMCELPIPQFPTGIMRGRFHPNDGQLYVCGLFAWASNQQAQEGGFYRLRYTGKPSYLPVQLKASRGKITIGLTEPVDRSSACDASAYSVKVWSLKRTANYGSDHYDEHALEVAAANLSSDGREITLTIPELASTWCMEIRCRLKTPDGRMFERVIHNTIHRLAE, encoded by the coding sequence ATGCGTGTACCTGTTTTCTTTTTCGTCGTAATCCTGTCCGTCAACGGTTTTGCACAGACGCTGGAACAGAGTCTGCTGGACGAACAGCCGAGCGCGATCGCGGCTGCAGCTCGCGAGTCCGGCGATGCGAAGCGCGGAGCGATTCTGTTCCATCAGGTTCATATCGGCTGCGTGAAGTGTCATGCGGTCGACGGCAGCAGCAACTCGCTCGGGCCGGATCTCACGAAACTCAGCGAACAAAAAACGGCGACCGACGAATACGTTGTGACGTCGATCCTGAAGCCGTCCGCCGACGTTCGCAAAGGCTTCGAAACGGTTGCGGTGGTGACGTCCGACGGCAGGACTCACACGGGACTGCTGGTCAGCCGCGATGGTGACAGCGTCATTCTGCGTGATCCCGATCGGAACGGTGAGCCGGTCACGTTTTCCGCCGACACGATTGACGAAGTCATTCCGGGAAGGCTTTCGATCATGCCGGCCGGGATCGCCAATCAGCTTGGGTCGAAGCAGCAGTTTCTGGATCTGGTCTGCTATCTGCTGGAAGTTCGTGACGGCGGGCTGTCCGCGGCTGTGCGTCTGCAGCCGCCTCCGGGACTGATTGCTCTGACACTGCCCGAATATGAATCGCACGTCGATCACGCCGGGCTGATCCGGGAACTCGACGCCGAAGCATTCGAACGCGGTGCCGCGATCTACAACCGGCTGTGCATCAACTGCCACGGCGATCACCAGCGTCCCGGTTCACTTCCCACGGCGCTGCGGTTCGCGGACGGGAAATTCAAAAACGGCGGTGATCCGTTTTCGATGTATCGCACGCTGACTCACGGGTTCGGATTCATGGTGCCGCAGATGTGGATGGTGCCGACGCAGAAGTACGACGTGATCCATTACATCCGCGAAAGCTATCTGCGGAGCACGAATCCGTCGCAGTATTTCGAAATCACGGCACACTATCTGAACGAACTGCCGCCGGGAGACACATTCGGTCCGGAAGCTCGCGAGTACGCTCCGTGGGCCGACATGAACTACGGCCCGTCGATGATCAACACGTTCGAAATCGGCAGCGACGGGCACAACTTCGCCTACAAGGGAATCGCCACTCGACTGGATCCCGGACCCGGCGGCATCGCAAAGGGAAACCGCTGGGCGATCTTTGATCACGACACACTGCGATTCGCTGCCGCGTGGGTTCGCGACCCGAATTCCACGGCGGCCGGTTTCGTCAACTGGGAGGGCATTCACTTCGACGGACGCCACTCAGCTCACCCGCGAATCGTTGGCGACCTGCAGTTCGAGAATCCCACCGGGCCAGGCTGGACGAGACCGGGGACGACAGATTTCGAAGACAACGCTCGCGTCGTCGGGCGGGACAATCGGCGTTACGGCCCGTTGCCGCGAGAGTGGGCGAAGTATCGCGGGCTGCATGCCGTCGGCGACGACAACGTCGTGGAGTATTCCGTCGGTGATACGGACGTTCTGGAACTTGCCGGAACGCTGGACGTGTTGTTCGATGAGGAATCGCTGCCGGTCTTCACGCGCACGATGACGCTCGGTGCCGCGGATGCAACGCTGACGACTTCAATCGCAACGTCCGGCGGTGATGACGCGGAATTCACGCGGCTCAGCAACGACGTGGCTGTGATCAGGCCGGCCGCAAGAACGGAACGGCAGGTTTCTGTGTCGCAGTTCGAAGGCCAGCAGCATCTGGTCATTCCGACGGGCGGCAGGTTCGATTTTTCCAGCCGTGACTTTACCGTGGCGGCTCGCATCAGAACTCGCGAAGGCGGCACGATCTTCTGCCAGGCAAAGCCGGATGGTCCGTGGACGCCCGACGGGAAATCGTTTTTCGTGCGAGACGGTTTTCTGTGCTACGACATCGGCTGGGTGGGAGTCGTCGGGTCGGACGACCAGGTCGACGACGGCAACTGGCACGACGTCGTGCTGACGTGGCGGCACTCCAGCGGCGAAGCGGAATTTGCGATCGACGGACGCAGTTCGAACGGCGGCGTGCTGAGGCCGAAGAGCGAACTGCAGCAATCCGTCGCGAAAATCGGGTTCACGTCGGACGACTTCCCGAACCCGTCGCCGTTTCGCGGAGAGATTCAGCAGGTCGCGTTCTGGCAGCGGGCGTTGTCCGATGACGAAATCCGTGTCTGGCGCAATGATCGCGGTGTCATGGCGAAAGCCGACGGCCACTGGATGCTGACTCATGAAGGCCGGGACATTGTCGCCGACGACTCCGGCCACGGCCATGATGCCAGTCTGGTGGTGGGAAGGCAGCGAACACCGCAGGCGACTGTGCTGGCCGGAATTGTCGGTGCCGCGGACAGGTGCAGTCTGGTTAAGGTTGGCGGCCGGCTTTGCGGGCAGTTTTCAACGTCGAATGCGGCCGACAACATGGTGGTCTGGGCCGTTCGCGTCGATGAACAAATGACGGACGACGAACTGTCCGGACTCGCGACGAAAGTGAAGGATCGCATCCAGCACCGCGACCTGTCGGCGCTGGTCCGACATCCGGCGCGGAAACGCTGGCCGGAGGTTCTGACGACAACTGCGATTCTCGGCGACGATTCAGGACCGTTCGCCGTCGACGCACTAACGGCTCCGGTCAATAACCCGTGGTTTGCCCGGCTGCGGTTCGGTGGTCACGATTTCTTCACCGACGGTGATCGCGCCGCGGTCTGCAGTTGGGACGGCGACGTGTGGCTGGTCAGCGGTCTGAAATCACTCAGACCCGGCGACGCCTCGTCGAGGGCTCTGACGTGGCAGCGCATTGCATCCGGACTGTTCCAGCCGCTGGGTATCAAGGTCATCGCCGGAGAAGTCTATGTGACGTGCCGCGATCAACTGGTCATTCTTCGCGATCGGAATCAGGACGGCGAAACCGACTTCTACGAATGCTTCAATAACGATCACCAGGTCACGGAACACTTCCATGAGTTTGCGATGGGGCTGCAGCAGGACACGATCGGCAACTTCTACTATGCCAAATCCGCTCGCCACGCGTTAACGGCGCTGGTGCCGCATCACGGAACGCTGCTGAGAATTCCGTCGGATGGTTCCCGGACGGAAATCATCGCCAACGGTTTCCGCGCCGCGAACGGAGTCTGCCTGAACCCGGACGGTACGTTCATCGTCACTGACCAGGAAGGCCACTGGAATCCCAAGAACCGCATCAACTGGGTTCACGAAGGCGGCTTTTACGGAAACATGTTCGGCTATCACGACGTCACCGATGATTCCGACGACGCGATGGAACAGCCGCTGTGCTGGATCACGAATGCATTCGATCGTTCGCCGGCCGAACTGCTGTGGGTCGACAGCGACCAATGGGGGCCGCTGAACGGAAGCCTGCTGAATCTGTCGTACGGCTACGGCAGGGTCTATGTGGTTCCGCACGAAAACATCGGCGGACAAATGCAGGGCGGCATGTGCGAATTGCCGATACCGCAGTTTCCCACCGGCATCATGCGAGGACGCTTTCACCCGAACGACGGACAGTTGTACGTTTGCGGCCTGTTTGCCTGGGCGTCCAATCAACAGGCTCAGGAAGGCGGCTTCTACCGGCTGCGATACACCGGAAAGCCGTCGTATCTGCCGGTACAACTGAAGGCGAGCCGCGGGAAGATCACGATCGGTCTGACAGAACCCGTGGACCGCAGTTCCGCGTGCGATGCGTCCGCGTATTCAGTCAAAGTCTGGTCACTAAAGCGAACGGCTAACTATGGATCGGACCACTACGACGAACACGCTTTGGAAGTCGCCGCGGCGAATCTTTCCAGCGACGGGCGCGAAATCACGCTGACGATCCCCGAACTGGCTTCCACCTGGTGCATGGAAATTCGTTGTCGACTGAAGACACCGGATGGCAGGATGTTCGAACGGGTGATCCACAACACAATCCACCGGCTGGCCGAGTAA